One genomic region from Drosophila busckii strain San Diego stock center, stock number 13000-0081.31 chromosome 3R, ASM1175060v1, whole genome shotgun sequence encodes:
- the LOC108602009 gene encoding thiamine transporter 1, protein MKEWLKISCLLCVFGFMREIRPSEPYVTEYLLGPWRNITEEQLTRDVYPVGTYSHLVQLVFVFLITDLLRYKPLIITIGAAGVIIWSMLIWTTSLLGLQILEFFYGTYMAAEVAYYTYIYAKVDKKYYPRVTSHTRAAMFAGKLISGVVSQLMINLELMNYKQLNYITLSTQILAMVWAFGLPKVDKSLYFHREAYLRDSLPATTKINQPQLEPGMIVEAEAISQPESTLKETSAGRLLWQHFYNAYTNPRVVQWSLWYAIGFAGYLQVSYYMQILWKDIEPNPVIAWNGAVDAVLTALAALSALAAGYLHTGLMRPRLSLLVLSVLSALEGGSVLLCCWTNNIYYSYVGFIIFGALYGFTITVASAEVARNLQEESFGLVFGINTLLALVFQSLLTIIVVTETGFGLDTVGQYTVYAFYFIAVAVIYFISVVVEHVWQRGKSSENLANSMDET, encoded by the exons ATGAAAGAATGGCTCAAGATCTCATGTCTACTGTGTGTATTTGGATTTATGCGAGAAATTCGACCATCAGAACCGTATGTAACCGAATATTTGCTGGGACCTTGGCGCAACATAACAGAAGAGCAA CTTACTCGCGATGTTTACCCCGTGGGCACTTACTCGCATCTGGTGCAATTGGTTTTTGTATTTCTCATTACAGACCTTTTGCG TTACAAGCCATTGATCATTACCATCGGTGCTGCTGGCGTCATAATATGGAGCATGCTAATTTGGACAACTAGTCTGCTGGGCTTGCAGATCTTAGAGTTCTTCTATGGTACTTATATGGCCGCTGAGGTGGCTTACTACACATATATCTATGCTAAGGTTGATAAGAAGTATTATCCACGCGTCACATCGCACACCAGAGCGGCCATGTTTGCTGGCAAGCTCATCTCTGGTGTTGTATCTCAACTTATGATCAATTTGGAGCTAATGAATTATAAGCAGCTTAATTATATTACATTGTCCA CACAAATTTTGGCAATGGTATGGGCCTTTGGACTGCCCAAGGTGGACAAGAGCTTGTACTTTCATCGAGAAGCATATCTTAGAGATTCCCTGCCCGCTACAACTAAAATCAATCAACCTCAACTGGAGCCCGGCATGATAGTCGAAGCTGAAGCAATAAGCCAGCCAGAGAGTACTTTGAAAGAGACTAGCGCTGGTCGGCTGTTGTGGCAGCATTTTTACAATGCTTACACCAATCCACGCGTTGTGCAATGGAGCTTATGGTATGCTATTGGATTTGCTGGTTATCTGCAGGTCAGCTACtacatgcaaattttatggAAGGACATTGAGCCGAATCCAGTAATTGCCTGGAATGGTGCTGTGGATGCTGTACTTACGGCCTTAGCGGCATTATCTGCGTTAGCTGCAGGCTATCTACACACAGGTCTTATGAGGCCACGTTTAAGTTTGCTTGTACTCTCCGTGCTCTCAGCCTTGGAGGGAGGCAGTGTTTTACTTTGCTGCTGgactaataatatttactattCGTATGTtggttttataattttcgGTGCACTTTACGGATTTACTATTACTGTGGCCAG cgcTGAGGTTGCACGCAATTTGCAGGAGGAGAGCTTCGGTTTGGTCTTTGGTATCAATACATTGCTTGCCTTGGTCTTCCAATCACTGCTCACCATTATTGTGGTCACAGAGACGGGCTTCGGACTTGACACAGTGGGTCAATATACGGTgtacgctttttattttattgccgtagctgttatttattttatatctgTTGTGGTGGAACATGTCTGGCAGCGTGGCAAGTCCAGTGAAAATTTGGCCAACAGCATGGATGAAACCTGA
- the LOC108604080 gene encoding methionine-R-sulfoxide reductase B1 isoform X2 — MFSLSRYALRSSRNFALIANKSRCNSPLLKTRVNVLSALLVGSFSDSRQGHNNNNKNNDGGNGSTKDSSKANMENKSEKITVNKEELRKRLTPMQYQVTQEAGTERPFTGCYNKHYEKGVYQCIVCHQDLFSSDTKYDSGCGWPAFNDVLDKGKITLHRDASIPERQRIEVRCARCSAHMGHVFEDGPKPTRKRYCINSASIEFVQAGATSTGTAPALSPQGTPIAQQ, encoded by the exons atgttttcacTTTCTCGATACGCACTGCGGAGCTCACGAAATTTCGCACTTATTGCTAACAAGAGCAGGTGCAACTCGCCTCTATTGAAAACCAGAGTCAACGTGCTATCTGCCCTACTAGTGGGCTCCTTTTCGG ATTCTCGTCAGGggcataacaacaataataaaaacaacgacggcggcaacggcagcacAAAAGATTCCAGCAAAGCCAACATGGAGAATAAAAGCGAAAAGATTACTGTAAACAAAGAGGAGCTGCGCAAACGTCTAACGCCGATGCAATATCAGGTTACACAAGAAGCCGGCACTGAGCGCCCCTTCACAG GCTGCTACAACAAGCACTACGAGAAGGGGGTCTACCAGTGCATTGTCTGTCACCAGGATCTCTTTAGCTCAGATACAAAGTACGATTCTGGCTGCGGCTGGCCGGCGTTCAATGATGTGCTGGACAAAGGGAAAATCACCTTACACCGCGATGCGAGCATACCAG AACGCCAAAGAATCGAAGTGCGATGCGCCAGGTGTTCCGCGCATATGGGACACGTTTTCGAGGACGGACCGAAGCCTACACGCAAACGTTATTGCATTAACTCAGCCTCCATTGAATTTGTCCAGGCGGGCGCTACATCAACAGGAACGGCGCCAGCTTTAAGTCCTCAAGGTACGCCCATTGCACAACAGTAA
- the LOC108604080 gene encoding methionine-R-sulfoxide reductase B1 isoform X1 — protein sequence MFSLSRYALRSSRNFALIANKSRCNSPLLKTRVNVLSALLVGSFSDSRQGHNNNNKNNDGGNGSTKDSSKANMENKSEKITVNKEELRKRLTPMQYQVTQEAGTERPFTGCYNKHYEKGVYQCIVCHQDLFSSDTKYDSGCGWPAFNDVLDKGKITLHRDASIPGGNILLLITHPERQRIEVRCARCSAHMGHVFEDGPKPTRKRYCINSASIEFVQAGATSTGTAPALSPQGTPIAQQ from the exons atgttttcacTTTCTCGATACGCACTGCGGAGCTCACGAAATTTCGCACTTATTGCTAACAAGAGCAGGTGCAACTCGCCTCTATTGAAAACCAGAGTCAACGTGCTATCTGCCCTACTAGTGGGCTCCTTTTCGG ATTCTCGTCAGGggcataacaacaataataaaaacaacgacggcggcaacggcagcacAAAAGATTCCAGCAAAGCCAACATGGAGAATAAAAGCGAAAAGATTACTGTAAACAAAGAGGAGCTGCGCAAACGTCTAACGCCGATGCAATATCAGGTTACACAAGAAGCCGGCACTGAGCGCCCCTTCACAG GCTGCTACAACAAGCACTACGAGAAGGGGGTCTACCAGTGCATTGTCTGTCACCAGGATCTCTTTAGCTCAGATACAAAGTACGATTCTGGCTGCGGCTGGCCGGCGTTCAATGATGTGCTGGACAAAGGGAAAATCACCTTACACCGCGATGCGAGCATACCAG ggGGCAATATTTTACTACTAATTACACATCCAGAACGCCAAAGAATCGAAGTGCGATGCGCCAGGTGTTCCGCGCATATGGGACACGTTTTCGAGGACGGACCGAAGCCTACACGCAAACGTTATTGCATTAACTCAGCCTCCATTGAATTTGTCCAGGCGGGCGCTACATCAACAGGAACGGCGCCAGCTTTAAGTCCTCAAGGTACGCCCATTGCACAACAGTAA
- the LOC108604080 gene encoding methionine-R-sulfoxide reductase B1 isoform X5: MENKSEKITVNKEELRKRLTPMQYQVTQEAGTERPFTGCYNKHYEKGVYQCIVCHQDLFSSDTKYDSGCGWPAFNDVLDKGKITLHRDASIPGGNILLLITHPERQRIEVRCARCSAHMGHVFEDGPKPTRKRYCINSASIEFVQAGATSTGTAPALSPQGTPIAQQ, encoded by the exons ATGGAGAATAAAAGCGAAAAGATTACTGTAAACAAAGAGGAGCTGCGCAAACGTCTAACGCCGATGCAATATCAGGTTACACAAGAAGCCGGCACTGAGCGCCCCTTCACAG GCTGCTACAACAAGCACTACGAGAAGGGGGTCTACCAGTGCATTGTCTGTCACCAGGATCTCTTTAGCTCAGATACAAAGTACGATTCTGGCTGCGGCTGGCCGGCGTTCAATGATGTGCTGGACAAAGGGAAAATCACCTTACACCGCGATGCGAGCATACCAG ggGGCAATATTTTACTACTAATTACACATCCAGAACGCCAAAGAATCGAAGTGCGATGCGCCAGGTGTTCCGCGCATATGGGACACGTTTTCGAGGACGGACCGAAGCCTACACGCAAACGTTATTGCATTAACTCAGCCTCCATTGAATTTGTCCAGGCGGGCGCTACATCAACAGGAACGGCGCCAGCTTTAAGTCCTCAAGGTACGCCCATTGCACAACAGTAA
- the LOC108604080 gene encoding methionine-R-sulfoxide reductase B1 isoform X3, whose translation MFSLSRYALRSSRNFALIANKSRCNSPLLKTRVNVLSALLVGSFSDSRQGHNNNNKNNDGGNGSTKDSSKANMENKSEKITVNKEELRKRLTPMQYQVTQEAGTERPFTGCYNKHYEKGVYQCIVCHQDLFSSDTKYDSGCGWPAFNDVLDKGKITLHRDASIPVVISKTLGMIRTEVRCSKCSAHLGHVFDDGPPPKHRRYCINSASIDFVKSASSATTTSSKK comes from the exons atgttttcacTTTCTCGATACGCACTGCGGAGCTCACGAAATTTCGCACTTATTGCTAACAAGAGCAGGTGCAACTCGCCTCTATTGAAAACCAGAGTCAACGTGCTATCTGCCCTACTAGTGGGCTCCTTTTCGG ATTCTCGTCAGGggcataacaacaataataaaaacaacgacggcggcaacggcagcacAAAAGATTCCAGCAAAGCCAACATGGAGAATAAAAGCGAAAAGATTACTGTAAACAAAGAGGAGCTGCGCAAACGTCTAACGCCGATGCAATATCAGGTTACACAAGAAGCCGGCACTGAGCGCCCCTTCACAG GCTGCTACAACAAGCACTACGAGAAGGGGGTCTACCAGTGCATTGTCTGTCACCAGGATCTCTTTAGCTCAGATACAAAGTACGATTCTGGCTGCGGCTGGCCGGCGTTCAATGATGTGCTGGACAAAGGGAAAATCACCTTACACCGCGATGCGAGCATACCAG TAGTCATTTCAAAAACGTTAGGCATGATACGCACCGAGGTGCGTTGCTCCAAGTGCTCGGCCCATTTGGGCCATGTGTTCGATGATGGCCCGCCACCGAAGCATCGACGCTACTGCATCAACTCGGCGTCAATTGATTTTGTGAAAAGCGCCTCATCTGCGACAACAACATCGTCCAAGAAATAA
- the LOC108604080 gene encoding methionine-R-sulfoxide reductase B1 isoform X4: MFSLSRYALRSSRNFALIANKSRCNSPLLKTRVNVLSALLVGSFSDSRQGHNNNNKNNDGGNGSTKDSSKANMENKSEKITVNKEELRKRLTPMQYQVTQEAGTERPFTGCYNKHYEKGVYQCIVCHQDLFSSDTKYDSGCGWPAFNDVLDKGKITLHRDASIPGMIRTEVRCSKCSAHLGHVFDDGPPPKHRRYCINSASIDFVKSASSATTTSSKK; the protein is encoded by the exons atgttttcacTTTCTCGATACGCACTGCGGAGCTCACGAAATTTCGCACTTATTGCTAACAAGAGCAGGTGCAACTCGCCTCTATTGAAAACCAGAGTCAACGTGCTATCTGCCCTACTAGTGGGCTCCTTTTCGG ATTCTCGTCAGGggcataacaacaataataaaaacaacgacggcggcaacggcagcacAAAAGATTCCAGCAAAGCCAACATGGAGAATAAAAGCGAAAAGATTACTGTAAACAAAGAGGAGCTGCGCAAACGTCTAACGCCGATGCAATATCAGGTTACACAAGAAGCCGGCACTGAGCGCCCCTTCACAG GCTGCTACAACAAGCACTACGAGAAGGGGGTCTACCAGTGCATTGTCTGTCACCAGGATCTCTTTAGCTCAGATACAAAGTACGATTCTGGCTGCGGCTGGCCGGCGTTCAATGATGTGCTGGACAAAGGGAAAATCACCTTACACCGCGATGCGAGCATACCAG GCATGATACGCACCGAGGTGCGTTGCTCCAAGTGCTCGGCCCATTTGGGCCATGTGTTCGATGATGGCCCGCCACCGAAGCATCGACGCTACTGCATCAACTCGGCGTCAATTGATTTTGTGAAAAGCGCCTCATCTGCGACAACAACATCGTCCAAGAAATAA
- the LOC108604078 gene encoding tetraspanin-33, whose protein sequence is MSNHRYHNGGGNYMHPRMSYHHTHHFTYVSSCVKYLIFLLNFLLWLFGGLLLAIGVYAFMDKLKDGNGWVRLETVYDVIFNISLVMIITGIVIFVVSFAGCLGALRENTCLLKFYSICLLVFFLMEMAIAIICFVFPQNMNSFLEFQFTDKIIHSYRDDSDLQNFIDFAQQKFKCCGLSNAGYQDWSKNEYFNCSSPSVEKCGVPYSCCINATDISSGLVNIMCGYGVQVNSVAAASKRIWTNGCIEIVRVWAERNLYVIAGIALGIALLQLFVIYLAKTLEGQIEMQKSRWS, encoded by the exons ATGAGCAACCATAGATATCATAATGGCGGCGGTAATTACATGCATCCGCGAATGTCATATCATCATACCCATCACTTTACATACGTTTCGAGCTGTGTAAAGTatcttatatttttgttgaattttttgctCTGGTTGTTTGGTGGCCTTCTCTTGGCTATCGGAGTTTATGCGTTTATGGATAAACTAAAGGACGGCAACGGCTGGGTTCGGCTTGAAACTGTTTATGATGTGATTTTCAACATATCGCTTGTTATGATTATCACGGgtattgttatatttgttgtcaGCTTCGCAGGCTGTTTGGGTGCCCTGCGTGAAAACACTTGCTTGTTAAAATTCTACTCCATATGCCTGCTAGTATTTTTCCTAATGGAAATGGCAATTG CTATTATCTGCTTTGTGTTCCCACAAAATATGAATTCGTTCTTGGAATTCCAGTTCACAGATAAGATCATACATTCTTATAGAGACGATTCGGACTTGCAAAACTTTATCGACTTTGCACAACAAAAGTTCAAGTGTTGTGGCCTTAGCAATGCTGGCTACCAGGATTGGA GCAAAAACGAATACTTCAACTGCTCCTCTCCGTCGGTGGAGAAATGTGGTGTGCCCTACAGTTGCTGCATCAATGCCACCGACATAAGCTCGGGACTTGTCAATATTATGTGCGGATACGGTGTACAGGTGAATTctgtagctgctgccagtAAGCGAATTTGGACCAATGGCTGCATTGAAATTGTTCGTGTTTGGGCTGAACGCAACTTGTATGTAATTGCTGGCATTGCCCTGGGCATTGCGCTGCTTcagttgtttgttatttatttggccAAGACTTTAGAAGGTCAGATCGAGATGCAAAAGTCGCGCTGGTCGTGA
- the LOC108602096 gene encoding alcohol dehydrogenase class-3, with the protein MSATEGQVIKCKAAVAWEAKKPLVIEEIEVAPPRAHEVRIKITATGVCHTDAYTLSGADPEGLFPSVLGHEGAGLVESVGEGVTNFKPGDHVIALYVPQCNECKFCKSGKTNLCQKIRVTQGNGVMPDGSTRFTCKGQQLFHFMGTSTFSEYTVVADISLTKVNETAPLDKVCLLGCGISTGYGAALNTAKVEPGSTCAVWGLGAVGLAVGLGCKKAGASKIFGIDLNPSKFEFAKKFGFTDFVNPKDVADKGSIQNYLIDLTDGGFDYTFECIGNVNTMRSALEATHKGWGTSVVIGVAGAGQEISTRPFQLVVGRVWKGSAFGGWRSVSDVPKLVEDYLKKDLLVDEFVTHEMSLDEINKAFDLMHSGESIRSIIKY; encoded by the exons ATGTCGGCAACTGAGGGACAA GTAATCAAGTGcaaagcagctgttgcttgggAGGCAAAGAAGCCGCTAGTTATTGAGGAAATCGAGGTGGCACCACCAAGGGCCCATGAA GTCCGCATTAAGATCACGGCTACTGGAGTGTGCCACACGGATGCCTATACGCTGAGCGGCGCTGATCCAGAAGGTCTGTTTCCATCTGTGCTGGGCCACGAGGGTGCTGGTCTTGTAGAGAGCGTTGGCGAGGGTGTGACCAATTTCAAGCCCGGTGACCATGTTATTGCACTTTATGTACCCCAGTGCAATGAATGCAAGTTTTGTAAGAGTGGCAAGACTAATCTTTGTCAGAAGATTCGCGTTACCCAGGGTAATGGTGTAATGCCCGATGGCTCAACACGTTTCACGTGTAAGGGACAGCAGTTGTTCCATTTCATGGGTACCTCTACCTTTTCGGAGTACACTGTGGTAGCCGATATATCGCTTACTAAAGTAAATGAAACTGCACCTTTGGACAAGGTGTGTCTGCTGGGCTGTGGTATTTCCACTGGATATGGTGCTGCGTTGAACACAGCAAAG GTGGAACCCGGCAGCACATGTGCTGTTTGGGGCCTCGGTGCAGTTGGCTTAGCAGTAGGACTTGGCTGCAAGAAGGCTGGCGCGAGCAAGATCTTTGGCATCGATTTAAACCCCTCAAAGTTTGAATTTGCCAAGAAATTTGGTTTCACTGATTTTGTAAATCCCAAGGATGTAGCCGATAAGGGGTCAATTCAAAactatttgattgatttaacAGATGGTGGTTTCGATTACACATTCGAGTGCATTGGCAATGTAAACACCATGCGTTCAGCTCTAGAAGCCACTCACAAGGGATGGGGTACATCTGTTGTTATTGGAGTCGCTGGTGCAGGCCAAGAGATTTCAACTCGTCCATTCCAGTTAGTTGTTGGCCGCGTCTGGAAGGGCAGTGCCTTCGGTGGCTGGCGCTCAGTCTCGGATGTGCCTAAGCTTGTGGAGGATTACTTGAAAAAGGATCTGCTTGTGGACGAGTTTGTTACCCACGAAATGTCATTGGACGAAATAAATAAGGCTTTTGATCTAATGCATAGTGGAGAGAGCATTcgttcaattattaaatactaa
- the LOC108602251 gene encoding uncharacterized protein LOC108602251 isoform X1: MVGKNSSCTDGGSTKERPVFIPPRKRQQNKAEAKKQNYVDHIVNVQPNRAKLSPSNPGLEEELLKTKLIIKNKQPLPQLPGELGGTQDTIASTHSASSTQHSNKSVRSTNNINELQNFESISQCTKSTSQRHESSTVTPSSGCYSESSLDAKLSKSQDCLSLSNRSSSKKRVNIRTSDLPHVRSQRASPDIANYEDLESGETSVLNTYDQSLERYQARKAADGSNYLTMTGTIKRGRKKGQSIDLQINISREELEQLNAHAMANDSQKGRNIFCTCGCGVGLHIFLISLLCLPFVTVISAIYSFYIGTLTWYNMFNYYCEEKSYLHKIFITPILFLAYPLAIVLCTFGLGIYSGFRQLSLRYSSWVNDITDIEKGFYGWLCGFLHMSDCSPYEVVILTDICVAPQDPQRLHINKPRQELSM; encoded by the exons atggtGGGCAAGAACTCATCGTGCACAGACGGTGGATCAACAAAGGAGCGTCCTGTTTTTATTCCGCCACGCAAAcgtcaacaaaacaaagcagagGCTAAAAAGCAGAACTATGTGGACCATATTGTGAATGTGCAG ccAAATCGTGCTAAACTATCACCCTCAAATCCGGGCCTTGAAGAGGAGCTACTAAAAACGAAgttgattataaaaaataaacaaccaTTACCACAATTGCCAGGAGAGCTCGGCGGTACTCAGGACACTATTGCCAGCACACACTCGGCCAGCTCAACGCAACACAGCAATAAATCTGTACGCTCAACTAACAATATAAATGAGTTACAAAATTTTGAATCAATTTCACAGTGCACCAAGTCAACTTCACAACGCCATGAAAGCAGCACAGTTACGCCCAGCAGTGGCTGTTACTCTGAGAGTAGCCTGGATGCAAAGCTAAGCAAGTCACAGGATTGCCTGAGTCTTAGCAATCGTTCATCGTCAAAGAAGCGTGTCAATATACGAACTTCGGACTTGCCACATGTGCGCAGCCAGCGTGCTTCGCCAGACATAGCCAACTATGAGGATCTAGAGTCGGGAGAAACAAGCGTTCTAAATACATATGATCAGAGTCTGGAGCGTTATCAGGCTCGTAAGGCGGCCGATGGCAGCAACTATTTAACTATGACGG GCACTATCAAGCGCGGTCGCAAAAAAGGTCAGTCCATTGATTTGCAAATTAACATAAGCCGTGAAGAACTGGAACAGCTAAATGCACACGCCATGGCCAATGATTCGCAAAAAGGACGTAATATCTTTTGCACCTGCGGCTGTGGAGTTGGACTacatatatttcttatatCATTGCTGTGCTTGCCATTTGTTACAGTTATATCGGCcatatattcattttatatagGCACGCTCACCTGGTACAATATGTTTAACTACTACTGCGAAGAGAAGTCATATTTGCACAAGATATTTATCACTCCTATACTCTTTCTAGCATATCCCCTAGCCATAGTGCTGTGCACCTTTGGATTGGGCATATACTCTGGTTTTCGACAGCTTAGTCTGCGGTATAGCAGTTGGGTGAATGATATAACAGATATTGAAAAAGGATTTTATGGTTGGCTTTGCGGCTTCTTACACATGTCCGATTGTAGTCCCTACGAGGTTGTCATACTTACAGACATTTGTGTAGCCCCCCAGGATCCGCAGcgcttgcatataaataagcCAAGACAGGAGTTGTCCATGTAA
- the LOC108602251 gene encoding uncharacterized protein LOC108602251 isoform X2, with protein sequence MVGKNSSCTDGGSTKERPVFIPPRKRQQNKAEAKKQNYVDHIVNVQPNRAKLSPSNPGLEEELLKTKLIIKNKQPLPQLPGELGGTQDTIASTHSASSTQHSNKSCTKSTSQRHESSTVTPSSGCYSESSLDAKLSKSQDCLSLSNRSSSKKRVNIRTSDLPHVRSQRASPDIANYEDLESGETSVLNTYDQSLERYQARKAADGSNYLTMTGTIKRGRKKGQSIDLQINISREELEQLNAHAMANDSQKGRNIFCTCGCGVGLHIFLISLLCLPFVTVISAIYSFYIGTLTWYNMFNYYCEEKSYLHKIFITPILFLAYPLAIVLCTFGLGIYSGFRQLSLRYSSWVNDITDIEKGFYGWLCGFLHMSDCSPYEVVILTDICVAPQDPQRLHINKPRQELSM encoded by the exons atggtGGGCAAGAACTCATCGTGCACAGACGGTGGATCAACAAAGGAGCGTCCTGTTTTTATTCCGCCACGCAAAcgtcaacaaaacaaagcagagGCTAAAAAGCAGAACTATGTGGACCATATTGTGAATGTGCAG ccAAATCGTGCTAAACTATCACCCTCAAATCCGGGCCTTGAAGAGGAGCTACTAAAAACGAAgttgattataaaaaataaacaaccaTTACCACAATTGCCAGGAGAGCTCGGCGGTACTCAGGACACTATTGCCAGCACACACTCGGCCAGCTCAACGCAACACAGCAATAAATCT TGCACCAAGTCAACTTCACAACGCCATGAAAGCAGCACAGTTACGCCCAGCAGTGGCTGTTACTCTGAGAGTAGCCTGGATGCAAAGCTAAGCAAGTCACAGGATTGCCTGAGTCTTAGCAATCGTTCATCGTCAAAGAAGCGTGTCAATATACGAACTTCGGACTTGCCACATGTGCGCAGCCAGCGTGCTTCGCCAGACATAGCCAACTATGAGGATCTAGAGTCGGGAGAAACAAGCGTTCTAAATACATATGATCAGAGTCTGGAGCGTTATCAGGCTCGTAAGGCGGCCGATGGCAGCAACTATTTAACTATGACGG GCACTATCAAGCGCGGTCGCAAAAAAGGTCAGTCCATTGATTTGCAAATTAACATAAGCCGTGAAGAACTGGAACAGCTAAATGCACACGCCATGGCCAATGATTCGCAAAAAGGACGTAATATCTTTTGCACCTGCGGCTGTGGAGTTGGACTacatatatttcttatatCATTGCTGTGCTTGCCATTTGTTACAGTTATATCGGCcatatattcattttatatagGCACGCTCACCTGGTACAATATGTTTAACTACTACTGCGAAGAGAAGTCATATTTGCACAAGATATTTATCACTCCTATACTCTTTCTAGCATATCCCCTAGCCATAGTGCTGTGCACCTTTGGATTGGGCATATACTCTGGTTTTCGACAGCTTAGTCTGCGGTATAGCAGTTGGGTGAATGATATAACAGATATTGAAAAAGGATTTTATGGTTGGCTTTGCGGCTTCTTACACATGTCCGATTGTAGTCCCTACGAGGTTGTCATACTTACAGACATTTGTGTAGCCCCCCAGGATCCGCAGcgcttgcatataaataagcCAAGACAGGAGTTGTCCATGTAA